The window GCCTAGCCGCACATTCAAAGGCAAGCGAATGGCTGGCCAATACGGCAACGCCAAAGTCACCACCCGCAACCTGGAAGTCGTTCGCGTCGACGCAGAAAACAACCTGCTGATGATTCGCGGTGCGGTTCCCGGACCCAACGGCGGCTTTGTCTCGATTCGTCAAACCAACAAAGTCGGCTGAGGAAAACAATCATGGCAAACCTACCTATCCTCGACGCCTCCGGCAAAGAAGTCGGCCAGTACGAGATCGACACCGAACAAATCGCCAACCGAGTCAGCAAACAACTGCTGCACGATGTGGTGGTCATGTACCAAGCTAACAAACGCCAAGGCTCGCACAACACGCGAACTCGCGGTCAAGTCAGCGGCACCAACAAGAAGATGTACCGCCAAAAGGGTACCGGCAACGCACGTGCCGGCTCCAAGCGAACCAATGTTCGTCGTGGTGGCGGTGTTGCACGAACCGTCAAACCTCGCGACTACAGCTATCGCCTTCCCAAGAAAGCGATCAAGATCGCCACTCGCATGGCAATCCGCTCGCGAATCGACGACGGCGAAATCGTTGTCATCAACGAACTGAAGCTGGACGCACCAAAGACCAGCCAAATTGCTCAGATCCTAAAGAACCTCGGACTGGCGAACACGACCACTTTGATCGCAACCGCTGGCGATGACCAAATCATCTACAAGAGCGGTCGCAACATCAGCGGCGTGACGGTCGAACCCGTTCGCCAACTGAACGCACTGACCCTGCTGACTCCAAAACGAGTGCTCTTCACGCAAGAAGCACTGGACCGAGTCAAAGACGGCACATTCGCCGGTTCCACCCAGAACACCAACGAAGCGGAGGCAGCGGCCTGATATGTCTGCGATCCAACCACCCAAACCTGTTGAACGTAAGATCGAACTGGAACCCCACCAGATCTTGCTGAAACCGCTCGTGACCGAAAAAGGCGTGCACCGCGCGACACGGAACAACCAATACGCGTTCCAAATTCACCGCGATGCCACCAAATTGGACGTCAAAAAGGCTGTTGAACATTTGTTCGACGTCAAAGTCCTCAAGGTCCGCACCCAGACCCGCAAAGGGAAAGCCCGCCGGTTCAAATACAAGATTGGACGAACCAGCGACTGGAAGAAAGCAATCGTCTCGCTTCACGAAGACCATCGCATTGACTTCTTCTAGGACACTGTGAAGGTCTTTGGGTTCACCAAAGACCTGAAACCAATCTCAACGCAACACTTCCCCGCACAGAAACAGCTCGCAAGAAAAAGCGATACTCATGGGCATCCGAATCTACAAGCCGACCAGCGCCGGCCGACGCAACGCGTCGGTCAGCGACTTCAAGGAACTGACGCCTGGCTACACGCCAGAACGTTCCTTGCTGCGTCCAAAGACAAAAACCGGCGGACGGAACAACCAGGGCAAAATCACTTCACGTCACCGTGGTGGCGGGCACAAGCAAAAATATCGTGTCATCGACTTCCGTCGCGTTAAAGACGGCGTCGTTGCAACGGTCGACTCGGTTCAGTATGACCCGAACCGCACCGCACGCATCGCTTTGCTGAAATACCCCGATGGCGAGAAGCATTACGTGATCGCACCTTCGGGAGTGGCCGCGGGCGACAAACTACAAAACGGACCTGACGCACCTCCAGTGGTTGGCAACTGCTTGCCGCTGAAAAACATTCCGCTGGGAACCTCGGTTTGCTGCATTGAAATGCGTGCCGGCCGCGGAGCAGTGATGTGCCGTTCGGCGGGAACGCAAGCGACCCTTCAAGCTCGCGAAGCTGATTGGGCCCAGTTGCTGCTTCCATCCGGCGAAGTTCGTCGTGTTCCTAGTGCTTGCCGTGCAACCATCGGCCAAGTCGGCAACAGCGACCACATGAATATCGTACTCGGTAAAGCAGGTCGTTCACGTTGGTTGGGTCGTCGACCTCACGTTCGTGGTACTGCCATGAACCCGATCGATCACCCACACGGTGGTGGTGAAGGTCGAACCAAAGGTGGACGTCACCCAGTCAGCCCATCGGGCAAGAGTGCTAAGGGCGGCCGTACACGTCAAAAACGTAAACCAAGCAACTCGTCGATCGTTCGCCGACGCAAGAGTCGTCGCTACGGTCAGTTGAAACTCCACAAGTAGGCCACCCTTTCAGCGGCAACTCCGGTAAAAAATCATGAGTCGAAGCAGTAAGAAGGGTCCCTTTGTTGACCCGAAAGTCTTTTTCAAAGTTCAGAAGGCAGCCGAAACCGGCTCGAAAGAACCGATCAAGACATGGGCGCGATCTTGCACGATCGTTCCAGAATTCGTGAACGTCACGTTCATGGTTCACAACGGACGCCAACACATCAAAGTGTTGGTGACCGAAGACATGGTGGGTCACAAACTCGGTGAGTTTGCTCCCACGCGGACCTTCAAGGGTCACGGCGGCAAGGGCAAACGCTAGTCAGTAGCGTCCCACCATACGGTTGGTGAATTTCACGAGTCAAACGATTTAGCGACAGACATGTCTCAATTCAACGCATATCATAAGAACGCCCGCATCAGCGCCCAAAAGGTGCGTCTGGTTGCCGATTTGGTTCGTGGCATGTTTGCCGACGAAGCATTGGACACCCTGAAGTATCAGCCCCAACGTGGAGCTCGCATGCTTGAGAAGGTGATCAAAAGTGCTGTCGGAAACGCTCAAGATCCAGATCAAAACAGCGGACGCAGCCATCGCATCGAAGAGCTGGTCATCACCGACGTTCGCGTCGACGGTGGTCCAATGTTCAAACGCATCCAGCCTCGTGCTCGCGGCATGGCGTTCATGATCAAGAAACGTTCCAGCCACATTCGTGTGGGTCTGACACACATCGAAAACGTCTAGTTAAGGTTTGCCGAGGGGCACCCTCGAGCATTCAAACGACACCAAACACAACACCGTTTATTTAACTCCCTGCCTTCAGCACTCAGCACTCTCCCATGGGTCAAAAAGTCAATCCGATTGCGTTTCGTACCGGCGTCACCCGTGGTTGGGGAAGTCGTTGGTATGCCTCGAAGCAGGATTTTGCGGACCTGCTGGTGGAAGATCGCAAGATTCGCGAATTCATCACCAAGCACCCCAAGAAGTCACAATACAAGAGCGCGGGAATCGATCGCATTGAGATCGAACGTACTCGCGATGAAGTTCGGGTGATGCTTTACGTCGCTCGCCCAGGTCTGATCATCGGCAAGAAGGGACAGGAAATTGAGATCCTGCAAGCCGAACTACAGAATCTGGTCGGACGTCGCATCAACCTGAAAGTGGAAGAAGTTGGACGACCTGAACTGCAAGCACAATTGGTTGCTGAGGACATCTCGCAACAGTTGGCAAAGCGATCCAGCTTCCGCCGCACGATGAAACGAATGCTCGAACAGACGATGGACGCTGGTGCAAAGGGCATCAAAATCCAAATGGCCGGTCGACTGGGCGGTGCCGAAATGGCCCGTCGCGAAAAGCAAAGTGCTGGCTCGATTCCATTGAGCACGCTACAAGCCAAGATTGATTACGGATTCACCGAAGCGATGACGCCACAGGGGCACATCGGGATTCAAGTGTGGATTAACCAAGGTACTTACGGAGACGACAACGATGGCGCTGATGCCCAAACGGGTCAAGCATCGAAAAAGCCAAAGAGGTCGTATAAAAGGTAACGCGACTCGCGGCAATACGGTCGTCTTTGGTGACTACGGTATCCAATCATTGGATGCTGGCTGGATCAAAGCAACGACGATCGAAGCCGGACGAATCGCTGCCCAGCAATACGTTCGCGGCCAAGGCAAGCTCTATATCCGAATCTTTCCCGACAAGTCTGTGACTAGCACACCGCTGGAAACACGGATGGGTAAAGGTAAAGGGGAGCCTGACTTCTGGGCCGCGGTTGTGAAGCCGGGAACCATTTTATACGAACTCAGTGGCGTGACCGAACAACAAGCCAAGGTGTGCTTTGCACGTCTGGCGAGCAAGATGCCGGTCAAAGTCCGATTTGTCGAACGCCGCTCAGCGTGATCGCTTAGCGGTCCGACTGATTGGCGGGTCGATGAGAAGGATTGCCCGCGACACTTCAACATACATCATCAACGTGAATGATCGAAACATCGATTGTTCCGTTCGTTGGGGTTGAGAAGTCGATTGGTAAACAATCCAAACCATTCTGACCCTTTGTACGATTCATCCCCTTTGACCTTTGTCTAATTCGATGACCAAACTGACCGAACTTCGCGAAATGAGCGACGAACAGCTCGATGCGACTGCGAAGGAAGCTGCTGAAACATTGTTTCGCTTGCGTTTCCAATCTCAGTCGGAGCGTTTGAATACGCCCAGCGAGATCAAGAAGAACCGAAAAACGATCGCTCGTGTCAAGACGATCCAAACAGAACGTCAACTTGCTCAACCGCAAGCTTAATTGACGCCTCAACCTCACCCATTCATTCACTGCACGTCCAACTAGCACCATGCCCAAACGCGTCGTAGCCGGAATTGTGACCAGCGACAAAATGAGCAAGACGCGTCGCGTCGAGATCGCTCGTTTGGTCAAGCATCCAAAATACAAGAAGTACATTCGCCGCCGCACGGTGTGTCACGTTCACGACGAGAACAATGAATCGGGCGTAGGCGACAAGGTCGAGATCATTGAATCGGAACCATTGAGCAAACTCAAACGCTGGCGTTTGGTCCGCGTGCTTGAAAAAAGCACCGCAGTCGACGTTGTTGCTTTGCGTGCCGCTCGCAAGAATGCCGAGGCTGAAGGCTTGGCCGCAGCTCACGCTGGTGAACCCGAAACAGAATCGGCCGCCACGGACGCTTAATCGCAACCTCCTCCACACAATCGTCCAACGTTTTTGTCGTTGAAGTAAACAGATATGATCCAACAAGAATCCCGCCTCGATGTCGCCGACAACACCGGTGCTCGAGAAGTCATGTGCATCAAGGTGCTCGGCGGCAGTCGGCGTCGTTTCGCCACCGTTGGCGACGTGATCGTATGCAGCGTCAAGAGTGTGATTCCTGGCAGCGAAGTGAAGAAGAAGGCCGTTGTGCGTGCCGTCATCGTCCGGGTGAAGCAACCAACCCGTCGTCCTGACGGAAGCTACATCCGTTTTGATTCCAACGCGGTTGTGTTGGTTGACAAAGACCGCAACCCACGCGGAACACGCATCTTCGGTGCGGTCGCCCGTGAGTTGCGAGAAAACAACTTCATGAAAATCGTCAGCCTGGCCAACGAAGTGGTCTGATTCGGTTTCTCGGTGACATTCACCGGGACATCGGGCCTAACCACCATTTGCAAACAAATTACCGATCAAAGTTACTACCATGAAATTTCGCGTTGACGATGAAGTCATTGTGATTGCCGGAGCTGACAAAGGTCACCGTGGCAAAATTTTGAAAGTCGATCGCGACAAAGACAAGGTTGTCGTCGAAGGTGCTGCACGCGTGTGGAAGCACGTTCGCCAGAGCCAAAAGAACCCTCAGGGCGGTCGCTTGAACAAAGAGATGCCCATGAGTGCGAGCAACGTGATGTTGGTCGATCCATCAACCGGCAAACCAACTCGCATCGGCGTTCGCTACCTGGAAGATGGAAGCAAAGAACGTTTCGCGAAGGCTAGCGGCGAAAGCCTCGGCCAAATCGCACCGGCGAAGGCGTCCAAAGCAGCTAGCTGATTGACGACTACCACCACACACACCTTACCCTATTGGCCGTTACTTCCTCGGCGGCACAGTGCCTAACATGTCCAGCAACATTCCACGAATGCAACAGCGTTACGACGAATCCGTTCGTGCCGCTCTGACAGAAACTTACGGCTACAAGAACGTGCACCAAGTGCCACGTCTGCTGAAGATCAGCATGAACATGGGTGTTGGTGCCGCTGTTGGCGACAAGAAGGTCCTCGACTTGGCCATCGATTCGATGACCCAAATCACCGGACAAAAACCAGTCACCACCATTGCTCGTAAATCAATTGCAGGCTTCCGCTTGCGTGAAGGCATGCCAATCGGCTGCATGGTCACGATGCGTCGCCAACGGATGTATGAGTTCTTGGACCGTTTGGTTTCAATCGTTCTCCCTCGTGTCCGTGACTTTCGCGGTATTAGTCGTAAAGCCTTCGATGGCAACGGCAACTACACACTTGGTTTGAACGAGCAACTGGTTTTCCCAGAGCTTAACCCAGACAAATTCGTTCGTCCCCAAGGGATGAACATCAGCTTCGTTACTTCGGCCAAAACCGACGACGAAGCTCGTGAGATGTTGCGGTTGTTCGGCATGCCGTTCAAGCAACCCAAAGAAAAAGAGCAGGCCGGCGCGGCCTGATTCGGTTCCCCTCCCGGAACCAACCAATCGTTATATTTCAATTCGTCACATGTCTCTCGCTTGAGACGCTCCCCGATCCGTACACCGCAGGTCCTTTCGTGGCAAGCAAATCCAAGGTCGCCAAGGCGCTTCGCACGCCTAAATTTTCAACTCGAAAAGAGAACCGTTGCAAGTTTTGCGGTCGTCCACGTTCGGTGTATCGCAAGTTCGGCTTGTGCCGAATTTGCTTCCGTGAGAATGCCAACGCGGGATTGATCCCAGGCGTTCGTAAGAGCAGCTGGTGAGCTTGGATAATTAAAGGGAAACCACAGCCATGATGACCGACCCCATTGCCGACATGCTCACCCGAATCCGCAACGCCGTACGCGTCGAGCGTCCGTTCGTTGACATCCCCGCCAGCCGCGTAAAGCGTGGTTTGGCCGATGTTCTCAAACGAGAAGGATTCATTTGGGACTGGAAAGAAGAGAAGCTGGAAGAAGAACCAGTCGGCTACCTTCGTTTGGAACTGAAATATGGTCCCAACGGAGAACGAGTGATTCAGTCCATCCGACGAATCAGCAAGCCAGGCCGTCGTTTGTACAGCCGCAGTAAAGAACTCAAGCCTGTGTTGGGCGGTTTGGGAATCCGAATCATCAGCACCAGCAAGGGTGTGATCAGCGATCGCGAAGCACGCCGAGACAAAATCGGCGGCGAAGTCCTCTGCGAAGTGTCGTGATCGACCGTCGTTGACGCCCCAATTGCCAAACCATTTATATTTCCCCCGTACATTTGTAATCAGCCATGAGCCGCATTGGTAACAAGCCAGTCGCGATCCCCTCCGGTGTGACAGTTAGCATTGCTGACCGCAACATTGATGTGGAAGGTCCCAAGGGCAAACTGTCGTTCAAACATCGTCCTGAAGTGAAGGTCGCCGTTGACAGTGACACCAACCAAGTGATCGTTTCGCGTGATGGGGATGATCGTCCCTCCCGTGAATTTCATGGTCTGACCCGTGCGATCGTCGCCAACATGTTGGTTGGTGTGAAAGACGGATACGAAAAGAAGTTGGAAATCGTCGGCGTCGGTTACCTGGCATCGATCAGCGGTGACACACTGCAATTGCGTGTCGGCTATGCCAACGAACTGCACCGCAAAATCCCAACTGACCTGACGGTCACTTGCCCGGACCAGACTCACGTTGTGATTCAGGGCTGCGACAAACAAAGCGTCGGGCAATTCGCGGCTGAGATTCGCTCGCTTCGCAAACCTGAGCCTTACAAGGGCAAAGGGATTCGATACCAAGGCGAACAGGTCAAGATCAAACCAGGTAAGTCGGCCACCAAGTAGGTTTGCCGTCGCAATTGGCGGGGCGTCGCTCCGCTGTTTCCATTCATTTCATCCGTTCACAACGATCATCGTGGGTCGTCACTATGGACAAGAACAAAAAACTCCAAAGCAAACGCCTGCGTCGCCGGCGCCATGTTCGCAACAAGTTGCGAGGCAGTGCCGACCAGCCACGTTTGTGCATTCAGCGTACGCTGAAGCACTTCGCTTGCCAGGTCGTTGATGACCAAGCTGGCAAGACCCTTCTCAGTGCGAGCACACGCGACAAAACTGTCCGTGACCAAGTGAAGGCTGGTGGCAACTGTGACGCCGCGGCATTGGTTGGTAAGCTGGTCGCAGAAAAGGCTGCTGAGGCGGGTGTTAAGACCGTCAAGCTTGATCGTGGTCACAACAAGTACCACGGCCGAGTCAAAGCATTCGCAGACGCCGCTCGCGAAGCTGGTTTGCAGTTTTAATTTTCCCATCCCGCGACATTCATCGCAACGAATCAACATAGTCCGCCATGAGCAACGCACGAAACAAACGCAACAACAAGAACGAAGAGCAAGGTTTGGAAGCCGGTCTTCTGGACCGTGTCGTCAAAATCAAACGTTGTGCGGCTGTGGTTAAGGGCGGTCGCCGTTTCAGCTTTGCTGCGATGGTTGTCGTCGGCAACGGCAGTGGGCAGGTTGGTTGGGGCTATGGCAAGGCCAACGAAGTTCCACCAAGCGTGCAGAAAGCACAAAAGCAAGCTTCACGCAGCATGATCCATGTTCCATTGGTTGAGGGCAGCATTCCTCACCAAGTTTGGGGCCGTTATGGTGCCGCTCGCGTTGTCTTGATTCCAGCTGGTGCTGGTACGGGTATCATCGCTGGTCAAGCCGTCCGTGCTGTTTGCGAAGCCTGCGGAATCCACGACATTCTGACCAAGTCCTACGGAACCAATAATCCCGTCACGCTGGTCAAAGCGACCCTCGACGCGATGAGCAAGTTGCGAACCCGCGAGCAAATCGCTGCTTTGCGTGGATTGAACCCAGACGATTTGATCGAAGCCTAACAAAGCTGGCGGAATGCATCCGCCAAGAAGAAATTGCTTGGTTCCCATCGCTTTGAAGCGACCGACTTCGGATACCTTTGGCAAAGACACTCATTCAAACACTCGGGCAGCATGACTGACGCCCAACGCTCAGTCTCCCGCCCCCAGCCATTCCATCACTACTATGCAACTCAACGACGTTCATCGCGGTATTACGAAACACCGCCCTCGAAAACGCATCGGTCGTGGTCCTGGTAGCGGCACCGGCAAAACGTCGGGTCGTGGGCACAAGGGACACAAGAGCCGCAGCGGTTACAGCCGCAAGCCCAACTTCCAGGGCGGTGCGATGCCAATGTTCCGTCGCGTGCCAAAGCGTGGTTTCAACAACCGTTGGGCGTTGACCATCTTCGCTGTCAATGTTGGCAAGCTGAACGATGCTTTCAACGAAGGTGAAACCGTCACCCTCGAAGCACTCGCCGCCAAGAACCTCGCGAAGGGAAACTTCGACGAACTGAAGGTTCTCGGTGATGGTGAATTGACAAAGAAGCTGACCATTCAGGCTCATCGCTTCAGCAAGTCGGCTGAAGAAAAGATCTCGGCCGCGGGCGGGACAGCAGAAAAGCTGGCTCCGAAACGCACGCCAGACGAACGCGTCGAAGCCCTCAAAAGCGAAAAGTAATCCGGAGAATTCGCGGCCAATGACGGTCGCGACTTTCCACCTAACCGACAAAACAACAGGCCTTGGCGATTTCGTCGGGCCTGTTTTCTTTGAATTGGCACCAGTTGAAAAAGCTTCGCGGCAATCGTTCTTCCGTGATTTGGCTTTGGTTGCTAGTTTGATTGCCGTGGCGATGGTAATTTCCTTCGCCAAGTCCAGAACAACCTTTGCGTGCTCGCCATTTTTGCTTGGCGAGACGACATGAATTCACCCTGCACGATCGACGACGGACGGATCGATGTTTGAAAAGCTGCGAATCATTTTCTCGATCCCTGAACTTCGCAAGAAGGTCATGCTGACGATCGGGTTGCTTGCTATCTACCGGATCGGGTTCCATATCCCGTTGCCGATGATCGCCACCAACTTGGACAGCGGTGCTGGCGGCGGTGCAGCCGACTTTTTCGAAAAGGTCAGCGTTTTCGCGGCTAGCGATCTTCGTCAAGCGACGATCTTCGGCCTCGGAATCATGCCGTACATTTCGGCGTCGATTATCTTCCAATTGCTCGGCAGCGTTTACAAACCGCTGGAAGAGTTGAAAAAGGAAGGCGAAGCTGGCCGGAAGAAACTCAACGAATACACGCGTTATCTGACTGTGGTGATCTGCTTGGTGCAGAGCTACATGTATCTCAAGTTCATGCTGATGGCTGGCTCTAATGGCCAAAGCAGCATCAACCCGAACTTCATGAATGCGAACGAACAATTGTTCTTCGGCTGGCAAATCGTGGCCGTTCTGGTCATGACAACAGGAACCGTGTTCCTGATGTGGCTGGGTGAGCAAATTGACGAATACGGTATCGGCAACGGGATCAGCTTGCTGATCATGGCCGGCATCCTGGCTCAGATGCCTAAGGCACTCTACGAATTGGTGCTGGGGATGAAGACCGAACTGACCGGACTGGCAAAAGGCCAAGTCGGAATTGAGACCCTGATCATCTTGGTCGTGCTGTTTGTTGTCGTCGTCTTCGGTGTGGTGTTTATCACATTGGGACAACGCAAAATCCCAACTCAATCGGCCAAGTTCACTCGCGGTCGTCGCGTGTATGGTGGCACACGGCAACACTTGCCGCTTCGAATCAATCAAGCCGGTGTGATGCCCATCATTTTCGCCAGCTCGCTGTTGATGATTCCAGGTGTTCTGTTTGGGTTCCTTGCCGGTCAATTTGCGTCTGACGGTTCCTTGTTCCGCGGATTCAACCTGATCAGCTTGACGATGAGCGATCAGACCTCGTACTTCTTCAACCTGTTGTATGTCGGTTTGATCTTCTTCTTCTGCTACTTCTGGACAGCGATCACTTTCAACCCGAAAGAAATGAGCGACAACCTGCGTGATTCAGGAACCTTCATTCCTGGTTACCGTCCTGGTCGTCGCACGACGGACTACCTCGAAAAGGTGATGGTCCGGATTACGTATGTCGGTGCTGCCTTCTTGGGTTTGATTGCGATTGTTCCAACAATCGTTTACGGATCCCTGGGTGTTCCTTACTCGATCGCCGGTTTCTACGGTGGTACGGGTCTGCTGATCGCCGTCAGCGTCGCGTTCGACTTGGTTCAAAAGATCGACAGTCACTTGGTGATGCGAAACTATCGCGGATTGCTGGAAGGTGCCGGCGGCGGCACTTCACCCGTCGTTTGATCCTGGCAGTTTTGTGCGAATTGTCTTTATCGGCCCGCCTGGCGCGGGCAAGGGCACTCAGTGTGAACTGCTAAGCAAAGCTCTCAAGGTGCCTCACATTGGCACCGGCGGAATGCTGAGAGCTTTGGAGCCAGAAAGTGGCGAGCAGATTCATCTTCGAATCGATCGCGGCCACTTTGCACCGGATGATTTCGTGCTGCAGATGGTTGCGGAACGACTCTCTCAACCGGACAGCCGCACCGGTTATCTGTTGGACGGTTTTCCGCGAACGCAGGTCCAAGCCAGTGCATTCGACAAGCAACTCGTCGCGGCTTCGCTGAAACTGGATCACGTGTTGCACCTTCAAGTTTCGGCGGACGTTCTGATCGAACGTCTCCGCAAGAGGGGTGAAACCGAAAACCGTGCCGACGATTCCGAAGAGTTCATCCGAGAGCGTTTTCGCATCTACGAAGATCGCACTGCACCGTTGCTGGATCACTATCGGTGTCAGGGGTTGGTTCGGGACATCGACGCTTCCGATTCAGAGTCGCTGGTGCACGCATCGATTTGCGAATGCCTGAATTTCACACTCGCCTCGCCAGCTGAGTCCTAAGCGACGGCCTTTCCCAGAGCGGCGCGGACCAAGGTAGAGCCGACCCACTGCAGATGATGTTCTCAACGTGCTCGTCGAGAACGGCGTTGGCGTTCCATCCGGATCCGGCAACCAACTGGAACCGTCTCTGAAACCGTCACAGGTTTGCCCGCCAATACATCATCGATTGCATCCCGCAGGTACGGCTTGCTCACATTGCGGCCATCAGGACTATCGTCCATCGCCCCCATGTAGGCGATATTGCGA of the Rhodopirellula baltica SH 1 genome contains:
- the secY gene encoding preprotein translocase subunit SecY, with the translated sequence MFEKLRIIFSIPELRKKVMLTIGLLAIYRIGFHIPLPMIATNLDSGAGGGAADFFEKVSVFAASDLRQATIFGLGIMPYISASIIFQLLGSVYKPLEELKKEGEAGRKKLNEYTRYLTVVICLVQSYMYLKFMLMAGSNGQSSINPNFMNANEQLFFGWQIVAVLVMTTGTVFLMWLGEQIDEYGIGNGISLLIMAGILAQMPKALYELVLGMKTELTGLAKGQVGIETLIILVVLFVVVVFGVVFITLGQRKIPTQSAKFTRGRRVYGGTRQHLPLRINQAGVMPIIFASSLLMIPGVLFGFLAGQFASDGSLFRGFNLISLTMSDQTSYFFNLLYVGLIFFFCYFWTAITFNPKEMSDNLRDSGTFIPGYRPGRRTTDYLEKVMVRITYVGAAFLGLIAIVPTIVYGSLGVPYSIAGFYGGTGLLIAVSVAFDLVQKIDSHLVMRNYRGLLEGAGGGTSPVV
- a CDS encoding adenylate kinase family protein; the encoded protein is MRIVFIGPPGAGKGTQCELLSKALKVPHIGTGGMLRALEPESGEQIHLRIDRGHFAPDDFVLQMVAERLSQPDSRTGYLLDGFPRTQVQASAFDKQLVAASLKLDHVLHLQVSADVLIERLRKRGETENRADDSEEFIRERFRIYEDRTAPLLDHYRCQGLVRDIDASDSESLVHASICECLNFTLASPAES